Proteins encoded in a region of the Montipora capricornis isolate CH-2021 unplaced genomic scaffold, ASM3666992v2 scaffold_469, whole genome shotgun sequence genome:
- the LOC138036226 gene encoding uncharacterized protein: MGGKVCDKLAKTPWKKYDVTRVPKIKGIYAIGQKIQSKKTECLYIGRSNDIKRRLQEHKAPTPKQDIGKIVAGKFKQGKQSELRIKYVSEHKQKLKEGAYIDCMIKKNKYRPLLNKRAGDGCTSQKNHRKIRTSGEVPAKVGSTGSYKVQPPSRVFWGDIFREIFRWS, translated from the coding sequence ATGGGAGGCAAAGTTTGCGATAAGCTAGCCAAGACGCCTTGGAAGAAATATGATGTCACCCGAGTACCCAAGATCAAGGGCATCTATGCAATTGGCCAGAAAATTCAAAGCAAGAAAACCGAGTGCTTGTACATTGGTCGATCAAATGATATCAAGAGACGACTGCAGGAGCACAAGGCCCCAACGCCAAAACAAGATATTGGCAAAATAGTGGCTGGAAAATTTAAACAGGGCAAGCAGTCTGAGCTTAGGATCAAGTATGTCTCTGAACATAAACAAAAGTTAAAAGAAGGTGCTTATATTGACTGTATGATAAAGAAGAATAAATATCGTCCTTTGCTGAACAAGCGGGCCGGAGACGGTTGTACGTCCCAGAAGAATCACCGTAAAATTCGGACGTCCGGTGAAGTTCCTGCAAAAGTGGGATCCACAGGAAGCTATAAAGTTCAGCCCCCGAGCCGGGTCTTCTGGGGCGACATCTTCCGTGAGATCTTCAGGTGGTCCTAA